In a genomic window of Flavobacterium sp. KACC 22761:
- the pafA gene encoding alkaline phosphatase PafA, whose translation MKKTIVLLALFVIANLNAQQRPKLVVGIVVDQMKMEYLYRFSDDFTQNGFKRLMNEGFTFQNMHYNYMPTYTAPGHASIYTGTTPATHGIVGNEWFSRTLGKETYCTDDASVKTVGDGTVEEGAMSPKNLQSTTITDEVRMATNFAGKVIGISLKDRGAILPAGHFANWAFWYSKTGSFISSTFYGEKLPDWVTQFNNEKHYLPYINKGWDLYKPASTYNESLPDNNPYEGKLYGSAAPVFPYDLKTMYEKNDAGVLRSTPFGNDLLAEFAKKAIENEELGKDNVTDFLTVSFSSTDYVGHLLGPRSMELQDTYLRLDQTIADFLAYLDKTVGKGNYLLFLTADHAGAENVIYLKDRKYNVDNYPSRDVRKSLQDFSVKTFGVDLLLNYSNFNIFFNKQIIKDKGLELTKVKQAFKDFLIAQPQVKRVYTEEEILANSGNDYYLNFVAKGYDVTQDGDMVVINKPGDIEYSPTGTSHGTPYSYDTHVPAIFFGWHIKKGESYDKKAITEIAPTVAQKIKVTFPNGTEAKVLQEVLDEKKEVLNTKK comes from the coding sequence ATGAAAAAAACTATTGTATTGTTGGCATTGTTTGTAATTGCAAATTTAAATGCTCAACAGCGCCCTAAGTTGGTTGTAGGTATTGTTGTAGATCAGATGAAAATGGAATATTTATATCGTTTTTCGGATGATTTTACGCAGAATGGCTTTAAGAGATTAATGAATGAAGGATTTACTTTCCAAAATATGCATTATAATTATATGCCAACTTATACTGCACCAGGTCATGCTTCGATTTATACTGGTACTACACCAGCAACACATGGAATTGTTGGTAACGAATGGTTTAGCAGAACTTTAGGTAAAGAGACATATTGTACAGATGATGCCAGTGTAAAAACTGTTGGAGATGGAACTGTGGAAGAAGGTGCAATGTCTCCTAAAAATCTTCAAAGTACTACAATTACTGACGAAGTGAGAATGGCTACTAATTTTGCAGGTAAGGTAATTGGAATAAGTCTAAAAGATCGTGGTGCGATTTTACCAGCGGGCCATTTTGCAAATTGGGCATTTTGGTACAGTAAAACAGGTTCTTTTATTTCGAGTACTTTTTATGGTGAAAAATTGCCAGATTGGGTAACTCAATTTAATAATGAAAAGCATTATTTGCCGTATATCAATAAAGGATGGGATTTATACAAACCAGCTTCAACTTACAATGAAAGTTTGCCAGATAATAATCCTTATGAAGGCAAATTATACGGAAGTGCAGCACCGGTTTTTCCTTATGATTTAAAAACAATGTATGAGAAAAATGATGCTGGTGTTTTAAGGTCAACTCCTTTTGGAAATGATTTATTAGCTGAGTTTGCTAAAAAAGCAATCGAAAATGAAGAACTTGGAAAAGATAATGTTACAGACTTCTTGACTGTAAGTTTTTCTTCAACAGATTATGTTGGACATTTACTTGGCCCTCGTTCAATGGAACTTCAAGATACATACTTAAGATTAGATCAGACTATTGCTGATTTCTTAGCTTATTTGGATAAAACTGTTGGTAAGGGGAATTATCTTTTGTTTTTAACTGCAGATCATGCTGGTGCTGAAAATGTGATTTATTTGAAAGATCGTAAATATAATGTAGATAATTATCCGTCTAGAGATGTTCGTAAAAGTCTTCAAGATTTTTCAGTAAAAACTTTCGGAGTTGATTTATTATTGAACTATTCTAATTTTAATATTTTCTTCAATAAACAAATTATTAAGGACAAAGGTTTAGAGTTGACTAAAGTAAAACAAGCTTTTAAAGATTTTTTGATTGCTCAACCACAAGTTAAAAGAGTTTATACTGAAGAAGAAATTCTTGCAAATAGTGGAAATGATTATTATTTAAACTTTGTAGCAAAAGGTTACGATGTAACTCAGGATGGTGATATGGTCGTTATAAATAAACCCGGTGATATTGAGTATTCGCCTACGGGAACTTCTCATGGAACGCCTTATAGTTATGATACTCACGTGCCAGCTATCTTTTTCGGATGGCATATTAAAAAAGGAGAATCGTACGATAAAAAAGCGATTACGGAAATTGCTCCAACAGTAGCACAAAAAATCAAAGTTACTTTCCCTAATGGAACTGAAGCAAAAGTGTTGCAGGAAGTTTTAGATGAGAAAAAAGAAGTTTTGAATACAAAGAAATAA
- the infC gene encoding translation initiation factor IF-3, whose amino-acid sequence MRSNRGFQPRVEKKDAHRINNLIRVPEVRLVGENIEPGVFKIADALRLADQFELDLVEISPNAEPPVCKIMDYKKFVYEQKKRDKALKAKSSQVVVKEIRFGPQTDEHDYEFKRKNAEKFLKEGAKLKAFVFFKGRSIIYKDQGQILLLRLAQDLEEHGKVEAMPVLEGKRMIMFIAPKKKK is encoded by the coding sequence ATAAGAAGCAACAGAGGTTTTCAACCTCGAGTAGAAAAAAAAGATGCACACAGAATAAACAATCTTATTCGTGTTCCAGAAGTACGTCTTGTAGGTGAAAATATTGAGCCTGGCGTTTTTAAAATCGCAGATGCGTTACGTTTAGCTGACCAATTTGAATTGGACTTAGTTGAAATTTCGCCAAACGCAGAACCGCCGGTTTGTAAAATCATGGATTACAAGAAATTTGTTTACGAACAAAAGAAAAGAGACAAAGCATTAAAAGCTAAATCTTCTCAGGTTGTTGTAAAAGAAATTCGATTTGGTCCTCAGACTGATGAGCATGATTACGAGTTTAAAAGAAAGAACGCTGAAAAATTCTTGAAAGAGGGAGCTAAATTAAAAGCTTTCGTATTCTTTAAAGGACGTTCTATTATTTACAAAGATCAAGGTCAGATTCTGTTATTGCGTCTTGCTCAAGATTTAGAAGAACACGGTAAAGTTGAAGCTATGCCAGTTCTGGAAGGAAAGAGAATGATTATGTTCATTGCTCCTAAGAAAAAGAAATAA
- a CDS encoding Crp/Fnr family transcriptional regulator yields MLKPIFDHIEKFIALEPSDIDKIESCLELSKIKKKEHVLKEGQICNSMYYIVKGCMRQYIINPKGAEQTLQFGIENWWITDYLSYHNHIPSSFYLQAVENSEVIILDKTVLESLLIEIPNLERYFRIVTQKTFGAMQMRIKFLFTMSAEERYHHFNDHFPEFVQRVPQYMLASYLDFSAEFMSKIRAGKV; encoded by the coding sequence ATGCTTAAGCCAATTTTTGACCATATTGAAAAATTCATTGCTCTCGAACCTTCAGACATCGACAAAATAGAATCTTGTCTGGAACTTTCGAAAATAAAGAAGAAAGAGCATGTATTAAAAGAAGGACAAATCTGCAATAGCATGTACTATATTGTCAAAGGCTGTATGAGACAATATATCATCAATCCGAAAGGAGCTGAACAAACATTACAGTTTGGGATCGAAAACTGGTGGATTACTGATTATTTAAGTTATCACAATCATATTCCCTCAAGTTTTTATTTACAGGCTGTAGAAAACTCGGAAGTTATTATTCTTGACAAAACTGTTTTAGAATCACTCTTAATCGAAATACCGAATCTGGAAAGATATTTCAGAATCGTTACTCAAAAAACTTTTGGTGCTATGCAAATGAGAATTAAATTCTTATTCACTATGTCAGCTGAAGAAAGATATCATCACTTTAATGATCATTTCCCTGAATTTGTACAGCGGGTTCCGCAATATATGCTTGCCTCCTATTTGGATTTTTCTGCAGAATTCATGAGCAAAATCAGAGCGGGAAAAGTCTGA
- a CDS encoding helix-turn-helix domain-containing protein — MERKAKYDYAFRLECVELVLKKKYSAGYVSKLKQTARWNIRKWVSFYKTYGEIGLLPRINQSYSAEFKLKVLKRIEKESLSLMQAGIRFNIPNVSMILKWKKDFANFGLTGLKAKQRGRPISMSDNKGKNRKSDRPLTREQELLKENERLRCENELLKKLQALIQARKNPKP, encoded by the coding sequence ATGGAAAGAAAAGCAAAGTATGACTATGCATTTAGATTAGAATGTGTAGAATTGGTTTTAAAGAAAAAATATTCAGCTGGATATGTTTCAAAATTGAAGCAGACTGCAAGATGGAATATTCGTAAGTGGGTCAGTTTTTATAAGACATATGGTGAAATTGGTTTATTGCCACGAATCAACCAAAGCTATTCAGCCGAATTTAAGCTGAAAGTACTCAAACGCATAGAAAAGGAATCTCTTTCCCTGATGCAGGCTGGCATAAGATTCAATATTCCCAATGTTTCCATGATTTTAAAATGGAAAAAAGATTTTGCTAACTTTGGACTGACAGGATTAAAAGCAAAACAAAGAGGCAGACCCATATCGATGAGTGATAATAAAGGCAAAAACCGCAAATCAGACAGGCCCTTGACAAGAGAGCAAGAACTGCTAAAAGAGAACGAAAGACTTCGTTGTGAGAATGAATTGCTAAAAAAGCTTCAAGCCTTAATTCAAGCCAGGAAAAATCCAAAGCCATAA
- a CDS encoding carboxymuconolactone decarboxylase family protein yields the protein MKSRIVVPQVAPEAYQAMLGLEKYMASTLLSPVHKELIKIRASQINGCAYCIKMHTADARKLGVTEERIYLLSAWREADFYSEEERAILALTEEITLISNHVSEEVYQNAAKLFDEKYLAEIILAIITINAWNRIGIATGMRAE from the coding sequence ATGAAATCAAGAATTGTTGTCCCACAAGTTGCCCCAGAAGCTTATCAAGCCATGTTAGGCCTAGAAAAATATATGGCTTCAACATTGTTATCTCCAGTACACAAAGAGTTAATCAAAATTAGAGCGTCGCAAATCAATGGTTGTGCTTATTGTATAAAAATGCATACTGCCGATGCCAGAAAATTAGGTGTTACAGAAGAACGCATATATTTATTAAGTGCATGGCGCGAGGCCGATTTTTATTCGGAAGAAGAAAGAGCAATATTAGCTTTAACGGAAGAAATTACTTTAATATCTAATCACGTTTCTGAAGAAGTATATCAAAATGCGGCCAAATTATTTGATGAAAAATACCTTGCCGAAATCATTTTGGCGATCATCACAATTAATGCTTGGAACCGAATAGGAATTGCAACTGGAATGAGAGCAGAATAA
- the rplT gene encoding 50S ribosomal protein L20 — MPRSVNSVAKRARRKKIMKQAKGFFGRRKNVWTVAKNAVEKAMSYAYRDRKQNKRNFRSLWIQRINAGARLEGMSYSQFMGKVKANGIELNRKVLADLAMNHPEAFKAILNKVK; from the coding sequence ATGCCAAGATCGGTAAATTCAGTTGCTAAAAGAGCAAGAAGAAAAAAAATAATGAAGCAAGCCAAAGGTTTCTTTGGAAGACGTAAAAACGTTTGGACAGTTGCTAAGAATGCAGTAGAGAAAGCGATGAGCTACGCTTACCGCGATAGAAAACAAAACAAAAGAAATTTCCGTTCATTATGGATTCAACGTATCAACGCTGGAGCTAGATTAGAAGGAATGTCTTATTCTCAATTCATGGGGAAAGTTAAAGCTAACGGAATCGAATTGAACCGTAAAGTTCTTGCAGATTTAGCTATGAACCACCCAGAAGCTTTCAAAGCTATTCTTAATAAAGTAAAATAA
- the thrS gene encoding threonine--tRNA ligase gives MIKITLPDGSIREFAQGVTPMEVAKNISEGFARNVISASFNGTTIETETPLTTDGNLILYTWNDAEGKKAFWHSTSHVMAQALEELYPGIKLTLGPAIANGFYYDVDFEDQKISEADFKKIEDRILEIARGKFDFKMRPVTKAEALEMYKDNVYKTELISNLEDGTITFCDHSTFTDLCRGGHIPNTGIIKAVKIMSIAGAYWRGDEKNKQLTRVYGTSFPKQKDLTEYLELLEEAKRRDHRKLGKELELFAFSQKVGQGLPLWLPKGAALRERLEQFLKRAQKKAGYEQVVSPHIGQKELYVTSGHYAKYGADSFQPIHTPAEGEEFLLKPMNCPHHCEIYNVRPWSYKDLPKRYAEFGTVYRYEQSGELHGLTRVRGFTQDDAHIFCTPEQLDEEFKKVIDLVLYVFGSLGFENFTAQISLRDQEDREKYIGTDENWEKAENAIINAAKDKGLNTVVEYGEAAFYGPKLDFMVKDALGRQWQLGTIQVDYNLPERFDLTYKGADNELHRPVMIHRAPFGSMERFIAILLEHTAGNFPLWLMPEQAIILSLSEKYENYAKKVLDLLENHEIRALIDNRNETIGKKIRDAEMQKIPFMLIVGEEEEKNGTISIRRHGQEGKGNITVSIEEFAAIVDEEIKKTLKVFTV, from the coding sequence ATGATCAAGATTACTTTACCCGATGGGTCAATTAGAGAGTTCGCTCAAGGCGTAACTCCAATGGAGGTCGCTAAAAACATTAGCGAAGGTTTTGCTAGAAACGTGATTTCAGCATCTTTTAATGGCACAACTATTGAAACCGAGACTCCATTAACGACCGACGGTAATCTTATATTATACACTTGGAATGATGCTGAAGGCAAAAAAGCTTTCTGGCATTCAACTTCGCACGTGATGGCTCAAGCTCTTGAGGAATTGTATCCTGGAATCAAATTAACTCTTGGGCCTGCAATTGCTAATGGGTTTTATTATGATGTGGATTTTGAAGATCAGAAAATTTCTGAAGCTGATTTTAAAAAAATCGAAGACCGTATTCTTGAAATCGCAAGAGGAAAGTTTGATTTTAAAATGCGTCCGGTAACTAAAGCGGAAGCTTTAGAAATGTACAAAGACAACGTTTACAAGACTGAATTGATTTCGAATCTTGAAGACGGAACTATTACATTCTGCGACCATTCTACATTTACTGATTTATGTCGTGGTGGACATATTCCTAACACTGGAATTATCAAAGCTGTAAAAATCATGAGTATTGCTGGTGCTTACTGGAGAGGTGACGAGAAAAACAAACAATTGACTCGTGTTTACGGAACTTCTTTCCCTAAACAAAAAGATTTGACTGAATATCTTGAACTTCTTGAAGAAGCAAAGCGTCGTGATCACCGCAAATTAGGAAAAGAACTTGAATTGTTTGCTTTCTCACAAAAAGTAGGTCAAGGCTTGCCTTTATGGTTACCAAAAGGCGCTGCACTTAGAGAGCGCTTAGAGCAATTCTTGAAAAGAGCCCAAAAGAAAGCAGGATACGAACAAGTTGTCTCTCCGCATATTGGACAAAAGGAGCTTTATGTTACTTCTGGTCACTACGCTAAATATGGAGCTGATAGCTTTCAACCAATTCATACTCCAGCAGAGGGCGAAGAGTTTTTATTGAAACCTATGAACTGCCCTCACCACTGTGAAATTTACAATGTAAGACCTTGGTCATATAAAGATTTACCTAAGCGTTATGCTGAATTTGGAACTGTTTATAGATATGAGCAATCTGGAGAATTACATGGTTTAACTCGTGTTAGAGGGTTTACTCAAGATGATGCGCATATTTTTTGTACTCCAGAGCAATTGGACGAAGAGTTTAAAAAAGTAATTGACCTTGTATTATATGTATTTGGTTCGTTAGGTTTTGAAAATTTTACAGCTCAAATCTCGTTGAGAGATCAGGAAGACAGAGAAAAATACATTGGAACTGATGAAAACTGGGAGAAGGCAGAAAACGCAATCATCAACGCAGCAAAAGACAAAGGTCTGAATACTGTTGTAGAATATGGTGAAGCAGCATTCTATGGCCCGAAGCTAGATTTCATGGTAAAAGATGCTTTGGGAAGACAATGGCAATTGGGAACAATTCAGGTAGATTACAACCTTCCTGAGCGTTTTGATTTGACATATAAAGGTGCTGATAATGAATTACATCGCCCAGTTATGATTCACAGAGCTCCATTTGGATCTATGGAGCGTTTTATAGCAATTTTACTAGAACATACAGCAGGAAATTTCCCACTTTGGCTAATGCCTGAGCAAGCTATTATCTTGTCTTTGAGCGAGAAATACGAAAATTATGCTAAAAAAGTTTTAGATTTGCTAGAAAATCACGAAATTCGCGCCCTAATTGACAACCGAAACGAAACTATCGGTAAGAAAATTAGAGATGCAGAAATGCAAAAAATCCCATTCATGCTTATCGTAGGCGAGGAAGAAGAGAAAAATGGTACAATTTCGATTCGTCGTCACGGACAAGAAGGAAAAGGTAATATCACAGTTTCAATCGAAGAATTTGCTGCGATTGTAGACGAAGAAATAAAAAAGACATTAAAAGTATTTACAGTTTAA
- the rpmI gene encoding 50S ribosomal protein L35, whose translation MPKMKTKSSAKKRFKVTGSGKIKRKHAFKSHILTKKSKKRKLALTHSALVHQTDMKSIKQQLRII comes from the coding sequence ATGCCTAAAATGAAAACAAAATCTAGCGCTAAGAAACGTTTTAAAGTTACTGGCTCTGGAAAGATTAAAAGAAAGCATGCTTTTAAAAGTCACATCTTGACTAAAAAATCTAAAAAACGTAAATTAGCTTTGACTCACTCAGCGCTAGTTCACCAAACAGATATGAAAAGCATCAAACAACAATTAAGAATTATCTAA
- a CDS encoding IS3 family transposase, protein MNELRHKFGLELLLNLANMARSSFYYHQKQSKSPDKYKEAKELIKVIYQKHKGRYGYRRITDELQNRGLIINHKTVLRLMNLLGLKSIIRVKKYKSYRGENGKIAPNILERNFKAQAPNQKWATDITEFNVAGNKLYLSPIIDLFNGEIISYELTERPVFNQVVMMLKKAFRKIPNNTNLILHSDQGWQYQMKHYQHLLEQKGIKQSMSRKGNCLDNAIIENFFGILKSEMFYTQKFKSIEQLKKEINRYIIYYNNQRIKSNLNKMSPIKYRAHHYQT, encoded by the coding sequence ATAAACGAATTAAGGCATAAATTTGGTTTGGAATTACTTCTCAACCTAGCAAATATGGCACGCAGCAGTTTTTATTATCATCAAAAACAAAGCAAGTCACCTGATAAATACAAAGAAGCCAAAGAGCTGATTAAAGTCATTTATCAAAAGCATAAAGGGCGTTATGGCTATAGAAGGATAACCGATGAACTGCAAAACAGGGGATTGATTATCAATCATAAAACAGTTCTCAGGTTAATGAATCTATTGGGGCTGAAGAGTATTATTAGAGTAAAAAAGTATAAATCTTATAGAGGTGAAAATGGCAAAATAGCCCCAAATATACTAGAGAGAAATTTTAAAGCACAGGCCCCAAATCAAAAATGGGCAACTGATATAACAGAGTTCAATGTAGCTGGAAACAAGTTGTATTTGTCACCGATAATCGACTTGTTTAACGGGGAAATAATCAGCTATGAACTCACAGAGAGGCCAGTGTTCAATCAAGTAGTTATGATGCTGAAAAAAGCCTTTAGGAAAATACCAAACAATACAAATTTGATACTTCATTCTGACCAAGGCTGGCAATACCAAATGAAACATTACCAACATCTATTAGAACAAAAAGGAATCAAACAAAGCATGTCAAGAAAAGGAAACTGCTTGGATAATGCAATTATTGAAAACTTCTTTGGAATATTAAAATCCGAAATGTTTTATACCCAAAAATTCAAATCAATAGAACAATTAAAAAAAGAAATCAATAGATATATAATCTATTATAATAACCAAAGAATTAAATCAAATTTAAACAAAATGAGCCCGATAAAATATCGAGCTCATCATTATCAAACTTAA